A single window of Eucalyptus grandis isolate ANBG69807.140 chromosome 1, ASM1654582v1, whole genome shotgun sequence DNA harbors:
- the LOC104443026 gene encoding probable glycosyltransferase At5g03795 gives MAPPSLLLHYSQRRLSHSTRGGFFFVPTTLALLTSLLILFYLFTTSNIFFLHYRRPTLTLEMPKLLSSGVARRSSPVSPDGGPAAGSSPGEESPGAAGRPAVAGGSGGRGVNAGQRGSGDRFGPSGDHVNNNDVYHNRDVFEKDYREMNRSFKIYVYPHRRDDPFANVLLPVTFEPGGNYASESYFKKSLMKSHFITKDPTEADLFFMPFSIARLRHDPRVGVAGIQDYVRDYVLNITRRYPYWNRTGGADHFYVACHSISRSAMDKASEVKMNAIQVVCSSSYFLPGYITHKDASLPQVWPRQGDPPNIISSKRNKLAFFAGGINSPVREKLVKAWRNDSEIFAHYGRLTTPYSDELLGSKFCLHVKGFEVNTARIADSLYYGCVPVIIANHYDLPFADILNWKSFSVVVATLDIPLLKRILKGVSSDKFSMFQSNVMKVRKHFQWHPSPVDYDAFCMVMYELWLRRSTIRVPLTASFGSN, from the exons ATGGCTCCACCGTCTCTGCTCCTCCACTACTCGCAGCGCCGCCTCTCCCACTCCACCCGGGGGGGCTTCTTCTTCGTGCCCACCACCCTGGCCCTCCTCACCTCCCTCCTCATCCTCTTCTACCTCTTCACCACCTCCaacatcttcttcctccactaCCGCCGGCCCACCCTCACCCTCGAGATGCCCAAGCTCCTTTCCTCCGGCGTCGCCCGCCGGTCCTCCCCGGTCTCTCCCGATGGAGGACCCGCCGCCGGGAGCTCTCCGGGTGAGGAATCGCCCGGAGCCGCCGGCCGCCCCGCCGTGGCCGGAGGGAGCGGCGGTCGCGGAGTCAACGCCGGTCAGCGCGGGTCGGGAGACCGATTTGGGCCCAGCG GCGACCATGTGAATAACAACGACGTGTACCATAACAGAGATGTCTTCGAGAAAGACTATAGAGAAATGAATAGGAGCTTTAAGATATATGTTTATCCTCACAGGCGGGACGATCCCTTCGCTAATGTTCTCCTGCCGGTGACTTTTGAGCCTGGTGGTAATTACGCCAGTGAAAGTTACTTCAAGAAGAGCCTCATGAAGAGCCACTTCATCACAAAGGATCCAACTGAGGCAGATTTGTTCTTTATGCCCTTCTCTATCGCAAGGTTGCGACATGACCCGAGAGTTGGCGTTGCGGGCATCCAGGATTATGTAAGGGATTATGTCCTCAACATTACTCGGAGATATCCTTACTGGAATCGGACAGGCGGGGCCGATCACTTCTATGTCGCTTGTCACTCCATCAGTCGGTCCGCCATGGATAAAGCAAGTGAGGTGAAGATGAATGCCATCCAGGTTGTGTGCTCTTCAAGCTATTTCCTGCCTGGTTATATAACTCACAAGGATGCATCTCTGCCTCAAGTTTGGCCAAGACAGGGTGATCCTCCTAATATCATATCGTCGAAGAG GAACAAACTTGCATTCTTTGCTGGGGGAATAAACTCCCCTGTCCGGGAAAAGCTTGTCAAAGCATGGAGAAATGACTCTGAGATCTTTGCTCACTATGGCCGGCTCACCACGCCATACTCTGATGAGCTTCTCGGGAGCAAATTTTGCCTCCATGTCAAAGGCTTTGAAGTAAACACAGCCCGCATTGCAGATTCATTGTATTATGGTTGTGTCCCTGTGATAATCGCCAATCACTATGATCTCCCATTCGCGGACATATTGAACTGGAAGAGCTTCTCGGTCGTGGTTGCCACTTTGGACATTCCATTGCTTAAGAGAATCCTCAAGGGAGTGAGCAGCGACAAGTTCTCGATGTTCCAAAGCAATGTAATGAAGGTCCGGAAACATTTTCAGTGGCATCCATCCCCGGTCGATTATGACGCCTTTTGCATGGTTATGTATGAGCTGTGGCTGCGAAGAAGTACCATCAGAGTCCCACTAACTGCTTCCTTTGGTTCCAATTGA
- the LOC104443035 gene encoding syntaxin-132 — protein sequence MNDLLSESFEIPRGQASRDGDIEMGANAPMHSGELGLENFFKKVQDIEKQIDKLNKLLKKLQDAHEESKAITKAASMKVIKQRMEKEVDEVGKIARFVKSKIEELDRENLANRQKPGCGKGTAVDRSRTQTTVAMKKKFKDKMAEFQVLRENIHQENREVVERRVFTVTGARADEETIDRLIETGDSEQIFQKAIQEQGRGQIMDTVAEIQERHDAVRELERKLLDLQQIFMDMAVLVDAQGDMLDNIESQVSSAVDHVQSGNTALQRAKSLQKSSRKWMCIAILILLIIVVIIVVAVIKPWSSNKGA from the exons ATGAACGACCTTCTCTCG GAATCCTTTGAGATCCCTCGGGGTCAAGCTTCTAGAGATGGGGACATTGAGATGGGTGCAAATGCTCCAATGCACTCAGGGGAGCTTGGCTTGGAGAATTTCTTTAAGAAG GTTCAAGATATTGAAAAGCAAATCGACAAGTTGAATAAATTGCTAAAGAAGCTCCAG GATGCACATGAGGAATCAAAAGCCATAACTAAGGCTGCTTCCATGAAAG TGATCAAGCAGCGGATGGaaaaagaagttgatgaagttgGAAAGATTGCTCGCTTTGTAAAatcaaagattgaagaacttgaccGTGAA AATCTGGCAAATAGGCAGAAACCCGGTTGTGGAAAAGGTACTGCTGTTGACCGATCAAGAACGCAAACTACTgt CGCCatgaagaaaaagtttaaaGACAAGATGGCTGAATTTCAG GTCCTTAGGGAAAATATACATCAAGAGAATCGGGAGGTTGTCGAAAGGCGTGTTTTTACTG TAACGGGCGCTAGAGCCGATGAAGAG ACAATTGACAGATTAATTGAGACTGGAGATAGCGAACAAATCTTCCAAAAGGCCATTCAAGAGCAGGGGCGAGGCCAg ATTATGGATACTGTTGCTGAAATTCAAGAGCGTCATGATGCTGTCAGAGAGCTAGAGCGCAAGCTTCTAGATTTGCAGCAG ATATTCATGGATATGGCTGTGTTGGTGGATGCCCAGGGGGACATGCTTGACAATATAGAATCACAG GTCTCAAGTGCGGTGGATCACGTTCAGAGTGGCAACACTGCCCTCCAGAGGGCGAAGAGCCTGCAGAAGAGCTCTAGGAAATGGATGTGCATCGCGATCCTAATCCTACTCATCATTGTGGTGATAATTGTCGTTGCAGTGATCAAACCCTGGTCCAGCAACAAGGGTGCTTAA